Below is a window of Vicugna pacos chromosome 20, VicPac4, whole genome shotgun sequence DNA.
ttaatttttattttaaatatcagatTGTCAGTAGGAAAGTGACAATGCAAAATATTGAGGATATATCACTGAAAACCATGCAGTGGGtcgggggaaggatatagctcagtggtacagcatgtgcttagcatgcatgaggtcctgggttcaatccccagtatctccattaaaacaaaaataaatttaaaaacctaattaccccccccaaaattaaaaattaaaaaaggagaaagaaagaaaaccaagcagtggtgagaatgaggggGCTAGATATAAACATTACAACATACTGGCTCCTAAAATCACTGTATgagtgaaaataaaaaggtaagaaatggaaaataattataatacaatactacttatacaaaataataacaaatgaaCCCAAAACAACAATACTACATCAAATAAGACCCCCAAAAGACTTGcagacaaatatttataaaagttttatttaaaataccccAAACTGCAAACAGCAAAATTGTTCATAAAtctctgaatgaataaatgaaatgtagCAGCACATCTATTtagtggaatacaactcagcaataaaagaaaaCTCAACTACATGGATAAGTCTCAAAACCACTATGCTCAGCAAAAGAAGCTCGACATCAAAGTatgtatatgatttcatttatgcaAAATTCTAAAAAAGGCAAACAAATATTTGATGACAAAAATATCAGTGGTTTCTTGGGGGCAGAAGCCAGGGGAAGAAAGGACTACAAGACACACAAGAATCTTTCTGAGAtaatggaaatattctgtatcttgattgtgggtgGTAGTTTAATGACTATATACAATTATCAATATTCACTGATTTATACACTCTAAATGGATACAATAAAGCTTATATAAATTTTACCCAGAataaagctggtgaaaatgtaaaagacaaaacaacaacaacaacaacaacccccccacacacacctgtATTGTATGCAAAATAGAAGAGTGTGGGAATCAGTTATGAGTCTGTCCCAGTGCACCAGTCTAAGGTAATATTGCCTGGACCAAAGAAATGGCAGTAGAGATGAAAAATTTAATCAACAGTACTTTGGTGGGATATCGGGGTTTGAGTGAAAGGGAGTATTCATTGATCTAAGGAGAACAACTAGGTGGACAGAAGTTGTTTACTGAGATGAAAAAATTGGGaatgaacaaaaaaatgaatacatgaaCAGAGAGTGAATTGAAGAAACTGCCAGTGATGACCTGATTATCGATGGGGGCGGCCTCTTAAGGTTAACCTCATCTTAAAGTCAATAACCTTAATATCCattatctgcaaatattttccttcctGTTGATTGGCAATCTCTTTCTTGGGTGGCTTACCTTGCTTGAATGGACACATTCTTTGCAAATAGCACATTCTCTTGATCTGAGAGTATTGGTGAGGTTTTCAGGAATATTTTCGCTCTTCAATCTAGCTCGAAATTATCTcactcaaagaaacaaaaaattatataatgttaattatctttatttagtgccatttcttctctttcccctaagaattttaaaattctctctgtgaGAGAAAAACACTCCATGAAATTAAGTTTTAGTATTAATGCATTTCAGGGAAGTTTCTCTGTTTTAGAGGCGATAAAGACCAATGGACACTGAAGGAGGTTCAATGATATACTGAACACATACAGCAGATGGGACAATAAAGAAGTAATTCGATTACTGGGCATGTTGCCTAAGAATTAATCATACACATGTACAAATATGTACATAGAGTAAGATGTACATTCATCAAAGTATTGTTTAGAATAAtgacaataaaaagagaaacatcttaAACAGGAGATAACTTAATGGCTGTGATTTTAATCATAGCTATTGAAATGATTTTACCTATTGATCTAGAAACATGCTTTTAACATTGTTTCACACCAAAAGAGTTTATCGATCATTATATACTGTGACATTGCAATACAGTATAATatctacacatacatacacatacatttaaaaGAATCTAGAGGCAGAGTCACAAATAGTACACTATCAGTTCCAATGGATTTATGgtttagttttaaattttctttatctccattttggaattttttaaatcaacaatgtacaatctctttaaaataatacataatttaaaaaaaatgtgcatataaggaaagagaaacagtTGTTGACCAAGCTTCAGGGCTGTAAAACAGGGCACTAACAGAGTTTTTGTCATCAATTCCAGCTTCATACTGGAAGAGAAGAAatgtataacctttaaaaacaagcaaaaaaatctctgtgtgtatgcatgtgcataTATTATAGACAGAACCATTAATCCAAAATAGCATTTAAATAATATCCCCCATTACTCAGCAATTGCTCGTTCTGTTAATAGAACATGTACTTTGATTTACTTCAAAATTGGGGAACTGGTAGAATATTTTCCCCTTGTGAATTATGAGTCCTTGAAAAAAGTTACATTCCCTCAACAGGAGTCAGATCTTGAGAGTCACAGAATCTGTGACTCTTATACACATAGATTTGAGCTTTTCACTcagttttgttctgtttcatgGACCCAGGAGGCATCCCCTGCCTAACCGTAAAAATCACGTCAAGCTCTTCTGTGgatcagaagagaaaatgaactAATAGAAACATATTCAGTAAGGGAAAAGCAGGTGTCTGATGGCTATCTTATTAGTGAATTATAGTAGAATATGCTAATTTTTATAGatgatacatatacacacacactgggaAACAAAGCATTTGCAATGAGCAGAGGCAAATAAGTGAGCTTGGCATCAGACAAATGTTAGTTTAAATCATGTATTTACTACTTTTTGTTTGAGAAATCTCAGGAGAATTAATCTCTCCTAAATTTAGTGTCCTAATTGATAGATTGAGGGCAAAGTGGCATAGCTAGAAGAGTTGTGTGAcagagttaaaagaaaaatgtgtgtaaTGCACCTGACATTTATTACAGACTAAATAGCTGTGGGAAAGGCTATTATAATAcataaaaggaagggaaaattaACGGATACTTGATGTACATAAGAAACTTGCAGGCCTATTGGAAATCATATACATACACCATGAATAAAATATCTCATAAACACAATCAGCTAACCTGACAGCAGTTTGGAATTTATTTGTTAAAAGCCAACTTTAAATTATGGTGGTCAAGTCCCCAAATAAttaccttttctcttttatttaaaaaattcctgatagatgcctaaaaataaaaattgaattggTGGAAAGAAGACCAATATCCTTAGAAGCATAACATCttaaattttgaagaattatgttttgaaaagaatataaagaatAGAGAAGATGGAAGGGAGTTCTGGGAAGAAAGTAGATTTATCCTTCTTACAATCTGAAACATTACAGAAGTTTTTATTGGTATGGTTCTTCAGAGTTtgaaaatggcttttaaataCATCTTTCTCTGAGCAAATTCTTCTTTTGACAGTACCTTCCTCAGAGCTGCCTTCATGGCTTCATTCCGTAAACTATAGATAACTGGATTGAGTGTTGGAGGTATCACAGTATAGAATATGGAGAAGGTGAGGTCCATAGCCGATTGGGAATCAGAAGGCGGCCCCAGAAACTCAAACCCTGCAGCTGAGAGGAAGAAGGTGACTACGAATAGGTGAGGTAGGCAGGTGGAGAAGACTTTGGTCCGGCCCTCAGTTGATGGGATTCTCAGCACTGCAGAGAAGATGCGAATGTAGGAAAGCACGATAGAGATCAAACAGATAAATGCTGTTGAGGTTGTGAATGCAGCCACTGCAATCTCATTAATGAAGTCATAAGAACAGGCTAGTTTCAGCATCTGAGGAACATCACAGAAGAATTGGTGAATGACTCTCTCCCCACAGAGAGGTATGGAGAAGTTAACAGCTGTGTGCatgagcccagagaggcccccgGCAACCCACACAGCTATCATGGCATGCCTACAAACCCGGGGATCCATGATGGTCTCATATTGCAGTGGTTGACAGATGGCTACATACCGGTCATAAGACATCACCGTGAGGATGGCTACTTCTGACGAGGC
It encodes the following:
- the OR14J1 gene encoding olfactory receptor 14J1, translating into MANLTSMSGFLLLGFSEERKLQILHALLFLVTYLLALTGNLLIIAITTLDHRLHSPMYYFLKHLSLLDLCFISITVPQSIANSLMDNGYISLGQCILQVFFFIALASSEVAILTVMSYDRYVAICQPLQYETIMDPRVCRHAMIAVWVAGGLSGLMHTAVNFSIPLCGERVIHQFFCDVPQMLKLACSYDFINEIAVAAFTTSTAFICLISIVLSYIRIFSAVLRIPSTEGRTKVFSTCLPHLFVVTFFLSAAGFEFLGPPSDSQSAMDLTFSIFYTVIPPTLNPVIYSLRNEAMKAALRKVLSKEEFAQRKMYLKAIFKL